Genomic segment of Xanthobacter dioxanivorans:
GCGCCCTCAACATGGGTGAATACGCCTACGACTTCACCGGCGAGAACGTGCATGACGGTCCCTCGCGCAATCCGCGCGATCTTTCCCGCATGTCGGGAGGCTCCTCGGGCGGGTCGGGGGCGGCGGTGGCGGCGGGGCTGGTGCCGCTCGCGCTGGGCTCCGACACCAACGGCTCCATCCGCGTGCCGTCCTCCCTGTGCGGCACGTTCGGGCTGAAGCCCACCTATGGCCGCCTCTCGCGCGGCGGCAGCTTTCCGTTCGTCACCGCCCTCGACCATCTCGGCCCGCTGGCGCGCTCGGTGGCCGACCTCGGCCTGTCCTATGACGCCATGCAGGGCGAGGACGGGCGCGATCCGGGCCAGACGCCGCGGCCGTTCGAGCCGGTGTCCGGCTTCCTCGGGGCGGGCACCGACGGCCTGCGCATCGCCGTGGCCGGGGGCTATTTCCGCACCCGCGGCCTGCCGGAGGCGTTCGCGGCGGTGGACCTGGCCGCCTCGACCCTCGGCGTGACCGAGACGGTGGATGTTCCGGACGCTGCCCGCGCCCGCGCCGCGGCCTACATCATCACCGCGGCCGAGGGGGCGAGCCTGCATGCCGGCCGCCTCGCCGCGCGGCCGGAGGATTTCGACCCGGCGGTGCGCGACCGGCTCCTCGCGGGCCTTGCCATCCCCGCCTCCTGGGTGGACGCGGCGCAGCGCTTCCGGCGCCATTTCCGCGACGAGATGCTGAAGCTGTTCCAGCGCTGCGACGTGCTCATCGCCCCGGCCACGCCCTGCCGCGCGCCGAAGCTCGGCCAGAAGACCTTCGTGCTGGACGGGGAGGAGATGCTGGTGCGGCCCAATCTCGGCCTCTTCACCCAGCCCATCTCCTTCATCGGCCTGCCGGTGGCGGCGGTGCCCCTGTGGGTGGATGTGGGCGAGGCGCGCGAGCTGCCCATCGCGGTGCAGGTCATCGCCCCGCCCTGGCGGGAGGACCTTGCGCTGCGCGTCGCGGCGGTGCTGGAACGCACCGGGGCGGCCCGCGCCCCGGTGGCGGGCGTTTGAAGGAGAAGGACCCTTGCAGATCGACATTCCCGAGGTGAAGGCCGAGGTGGAGGACGCCTTCGCCCGCTACGAGACGGCGCTGGTGACCAACGACGTGGAGACGCTGGAAGCCCTGTTCCACGACGACGGGCGCACCATCCGCTATGGCGGCGGGGAGAACCTCTACGGCATGGACGCCATCCGGGCCTTCCGCCGGGCCCGCGCGCCGGTCGGCCTCGCCCGCTCGCCGGCGCGCACGTTGGTCACCACCTATGGCCGTGACTTCGCCGTCGCCTCGACCCTGTTCTACCGGGACAATGCGCCGGGCCGCGTCGGGCGCCAGCAGCAGACCTGGGTGCGCTTTCCCGAGGGCTGGCGGGTGGTGGCGGCGCATGTGTCGGTGATCGCGGAGCCCGACATGGCGGAATGAGCCGTGGCCCGGGTTTCCCGATCCGCGGGCGGTTCGGATTCCGTCCCGGATTTCGCGCCGATCTCGAATCCAGCTAGTTTGATGACCATGACCCTGCTCACGCCGCAGCCCCTCAAGAGC
This window contains:
- a CDS encoding AtzE family amidohydrolase produces the protein MNAPLPVADAARLATATAAEIAAAVSSGTVTARAVIEAVLARIAAVDPAVNAFTDVTAERARARADRIDACRAAGEALGPLAGVPFAVKNLFDVTGLPTRAGSKINRDLPPADRDATLVAKLEAADAVLVGALNMGEYAYDFTGENVHDGPSRNPRDLSRMSGGSSGGSGAAVAAGLVPLALGSDTNGSIRVPSSLCGTFGLKPTYGRLSRGGSFPFVTALDHLGPLARSVADLGLSYDAMQGEDGRDPGQTPRPFEPVSGFLGAGTDGLRIAVAGGYFRTRGLPEAFAAVDLAASTLGVTETVDVPDAARARAAAYIITAAEGASLHAGRLAARPEDFDPAVRDRLLAGLAIPASWVDAAQRFRRHFRDEMLKLFQRCDVLIAPATPCRAPKLGQKTFVLDGEEMLVRPNLGLFTQPISFIGLPVAAVPLWVDVGEARELPIAVQVIAPPWREDLALRVAAVLERTGAARAPVAGV
- the hpxZ gene encoding oxalurate catabolism protein HpxZ is translated as MQIDIPEVKAEVEDAFARYETALVTNDVETLEALFHDDGRTIRYGGGENLYGMDAIRAFRRARAPVGLARSPARTLVTTYGRDFAVASTLFYRDNAPGRVGRQQQTWVRFPEGWRVVAAHVSVIAEPDMAE